TGCTCTTGGGCGGCGAAGCGAACGAAGCGGAAGTGCTTGGCGCTTCCGTGTGGCTGTGGATGCATTCGCCGCTGCATCGCGATGCGCCGTTACATGCGCTACCGACGCTGCTGCTGCCCATCATCAAGCGCCGGCAGTACGTTTTGGTCGCCGAGCGGGAGCGCCCCATTTTCTTTCTGAGCTGGGCATGGCTCAACCTGGAATCGGAAGCACGCTATCTCACCCGCCCTGCCATCCACATGGAGGAAGAGGACTGGGACAGCGGCGATCGGATGTGGTTTTGCGACTGGATAGCGCCTTTTGGACACACCGCCGCAATGAACAAGCTGATGCGCGATGACCTCTTCCCCGACCATTGCGTCCGCGCGTTGTACCACCGCGGGCGGGAGCGCGGTAAACGCGTAGTGATGTTTCACGGCGCGAGAATAAGCCGCGAGGCGGCAAGAAACTGGTGTAAAGCACATCCCCTGCCCGTTGAGTTGCCGCAAGTTTTAACAGTAAGGACACAATGATGAACAAGAGCCTGTATCGTATCGTTTTCAATAAAGCGCGCGGCATGCTGATGGTAGTGGCGGATATCGCCCGCTCCGGCCGCGCCGGTTCTTCACCCTCTTCCGGCATTGGGCATACGCTTGGTCGTCTTATCGGTAAAGTCAGCGCCATCGGCTTCGGTCTCTGGCTGGCGATGGGGGTGATACAGCCCGTTCAGGCGAATATAGTGGCTAACAGCGGCGCGCCGAAAAACCAGCAGCCGACCATCCTCAACAGCGCCAACGGCACGCCGCAAGTCAATATTCAAACCCCTTCCGCGGGCGGCGTCTCACGCAACAACTTCAGCCAGTTTGATGTGAATCAGAAGGGGGCCATCCTCAATAACTCCCGCCAAAACGTGCAGACGCAGTTGGGGGGAATGGTGACCGGCAACCCGTGGCTTGCCAAGGGGGAAGCCAACGTCATCCTCAATGAGGTCAACTCGCGCGACCCGAGCCGTCTGAACGGCTTCATTGAAGTGGCGGGTAAAAAAGCGCAGGT
This is a stretch of genomic DNA from Brenneria rubrifaciens. It encodes these proteins:
- a CDS encoding toxin-activating lysine-acyltransferase, translating into MRVGNYDIKAPLLLGGEANEAEVLGASVWLWMHSPLHRDAPLHALPTLLLPIIKRRQYVLVAERERPIFFLSWAWLNLESEARYLTRPAIHMEEEDWDSGDRMWFCDWIAPFGHTAAMNKLMRDDLFPDHCVRALYHRGRERGKRVVMFHGARISREAARNWCKAHPLPVELPQVLTVRTQ